The Prionailurus bengalensis isolate Pbe53 chromosome E4, Fcat_Pben_1.1_paternal_pri, whole genome shotgun sequence region CACCTCCGCCTCTGACCGTGGAATGAATTGTATTCCTTCACATGTAGAGTAAGTCTGACTCGAACACACTACATCTCAGAGCTACATTCAATCGACTCTTTCTTCTGTTGACAGTTGTGCCGGACGCAGAGAATTCAAAGCTGAGCCGGCGCCATTTCCCTCCCCAAAGGTGCTTACACTACTGGGGATATCGTCAAAGACACAAGACATTGTGCTGCACCGTCCAAGTGCATGCTCTGCAGAGGAAATCGGAGTGTCATTGAAGCACCCACGGTGAACACCCAGCTCAGATTCAGTAGGGAAGACCTCTCAGAAGAGGTGGCATCCACACTCTGTCTAATCAATAGTTTACAATAACCCCACACTACACGACAAATGGAGTGCAGTTTTAATAAATAGTTTAATGTAGTTTAGAGCGATGTAACTGATACCTCATCTCCAGACTATTGTAGGAACCTTTAACTGGAAGTGACTAAGgaaatatcctttaaaatttttttaacgtttcttcatttttgagagacagacagagacagaacaggagccggcaaggggcagagagagagggagacacagaacctgaaagaggctccaggctccgagctgtcagcacagagcccgacgcagggctcgaattcacggaccgcgagatcacgacctgagccgaagtcagacgcttaacggactgagccacccaggcgccccaggaaacatCTTAATGTCTGAACTTCTTCAATTGTCATCCTGCGCTTTGTCGTTCATTGGTCTTCCACTCATTCAGCAACCACTTGTTGACGAATCACCATATGACAGAGCTCTGGACGTGGGCACTGAAAACACAGTGGGATTTGGGATATGAGCAAGATTGTAGCACGGGAAGCCCTGCACTTTCCTTCTTCCCACAAACACACCAACTCAGGAATGGCTCACAGACAAATTCCCTTTGTGAGAGAAATCAGAAACTAACGAAAGGCTTCTATGTCCCATGAGAACATGAACTGAGACCCACCAGAGCCAGAAGGGAGATTTGAGTCCAGGGGACTCTGCCTCTGACACAGCAGCATGAGAGCAGGAAGAGAGTCCCTAGAACCCAGCTTCacccaggggaggtgggggttggcTCCTGCATCTGGAGCCGCTGTTTCCTGCCTTTTGCCAGTCTGGAGCACCAATGGGTCTAGCCACTCAGGGAAGTGTGGGGAGTCTGCAGATGGCACTGGGAGGTGTCAGTGATCCTCCCCCCTGCTCAGCACATAGGAACAAGGCAAAAATCCCGGTTTTCAGCTTCCCCCTGGGGAGGGAAAGAGTCGTAGAGTGCCCCAGAATCTCTGACGGGCTGATTGGTAGGGGTTTCCTCCTGCATGGGGCCAGTCTGCGAAGACCTGGGAAGGTGTCTTCTTTGTCTAATGAACAGACACCTACCCagagagtcaaggaaaatgaagagccAAAGACATGACAAAAACAGTAACACTTTAAATTtccgcggggcgcctgggtggctcagtcggttcggcatccgacttcagcttggggcatgatctcgcggcttgtaagtttgagccctgcatcgggctctgtgctgatggctcagagcccggagcctgcttcggattctatgtctccctctctctctgcccctaacccactcgcattctgtctctgtctctctcaaaaataaataaacattaaaaatttttttttttaattttaaggggtaccttggtggctcagtcggttgagcgtgcaacttcggctcgggtcatgatccctcagcttatgagttcgagccctgcatcgggctctgtgctgacagctcggagcctggctcctgcttcggattctgtgtctccctatctctctgccccacccccactcatgctctgtctctctctgtctctcaaaaataaacattaaaagaattttttttaatgtccagaaACAAATTCTAATACAGTAGAATTACAGGATTTACCtgacagagaattaaaaataacccCAGAAAGACACTCCCTGAGGTCCAGAGACCCATGCATGCACAAGCAAGAGCtacaacaaagagatagaaaccATGTAAAAGAACCACACAGGAATCACAGAACAGAAGAACACAACTGACCTGAAACATTCAGGGAAGCGACTGGACAGCAGGCGAGACCCCGTGAAAGAAAGGACCAGGCAACTGAAGACAGGTTGACAGAAATACTTCAGTCAGgggagcaaaggagaaaaggtgaaaaagagtgaagaaaggaaagggagaggccCAAGAGGCTGAACAATACCCTATGAGAGTTTCAGAAGGGAGAAAGGGCCAGAAAGATAAGCAAATAATGGCTGCAGCTGCTGCAGACCTGGGGAGGGAAACGGACAGTGAGAGACGCAGGTGGGGCTGAAACAGGAAATAATCAGGAGGGACCCTTGGACCTTGAGGTTGGGGAGGGCGTCTCTGAGGAGGGTCCGGGTCAGACACAGGGCCTGTGCGTGAGCCCACAGGGGGCATCCCGCCTGCAGCTTGCAGCTGATCTTGGTGGACTTGGGTAACCGACCACTTGGACCACTTGTGTTTGTTCTTCACGCATTTACATTCCTGCTCTTATATTTTCAATTCACTGCTACAGAGTAAGCCCATGAAACCCTaagtgctccccccaccccctggaccCCAGTGGAAGCAGAAGAACCCCAGGCCTGTGACCTCGTTGTGTGGCTGTAGGCACATGTTGTAGTTTCCAGGACATGGAAATAAcaaatcttttctttcccccacgTTTCCTGATGGTTATTGCCGGAGGCGTCTTGCCACAGCAAGAAtcatgggggcgggggagggggtccaGCCACTGTCACCTGCACGAAACAGCTTCCTGTTTGTGTGCTTGTCCCTTCACCCCCTCGCTGTGCAGGTCTGGGTGGGACTTAGGGAAGCCCGTTTTCCTCATCTGAAGAGggttatgttttttgtttcttgagtaatttttgtttcttaagtaatctctgcccccaacgtggggctggaactcacaaccccgagatcaagagtcacatactccaccgactgagccagcagggCGCCCCGCTAAGCTGCAAATTTCCATTaggttttttaagttttgtttttttttttttttaattttgagagagagagagagagagaatatgcatgagtggagtagaggcagagagaatcccaagcaggctccaccctgtggGTACCGAGCTGGAcgcggagcttgatctcatgaccttgagatcatgacctgagccgaaatcaagtgtcggacATTCGACCGAccgagctgcccaggtgcccccacaagtCTCCATTATTTTCCTCTTCAGCAACTTCAGCCCGGTGTATGCAAAGGTCAAAGAGGGTTTTACATCTGCTTTGATGCCTTGACTCTGTGGGGCTCACACTCCGAAacgcacacacacagcacactccCCACCTGTGTCTATATCGGTACCTCACGTGACACTCAATTTGTGATAATGTAGGGGGTTTCCATCCGAAAAATGAGGACAGTGTCATTTGAATACTAGGAAATCTACAGTGTGGCATTTTCAGAGAAGCCGGGCACAGCCTCAGACAGTTTTCCTGGCAGACGTGAACCAGTGGAAGGAGGCCACCAGCATCTAAAACTTCACAGCGGCCAGCCCCGAACGACAGACAGGGAGGCGGCCACACTTACGTTCTGCGAACACAGGCAGGCTAGGATCACTTTGCTTCCTCTTCTTTAGTTCTCGCAGACCTTATCTGAGTCCCGCTCCCCATACTTCCTTCACAGATGGGACAGAAGCCTGGCTTTTGGTGAGACAGtcttcccctgccctctgccaggcCCGGCCCCCATGCTTCTGTGGCTGCTGCTGATCCTGGGTGAGTAGAGCCCAGACTGGGCTGGGGGCCCGACATTCCTAATGCCAGCCGGGGCaaccccggggcggggggccaAACCCCTGGGAggcttctgtctctgctcccacCGGACTTCAGAGACACAGCGAGAGGGGCCCAAAACAAGTAGAGCTGGTGCCCAGGAAGACCCACAGGATCCGGAGACCCCCAGAGCAAGCCAGGTGTGGGATCCCAGGCCTCCCCCTCGTGTCCTCTCCCAGCTCCCGGGAAGCTGGGGCTTTCTCCCTGCCAAACCACACCTCGAAACGCGCAGATAAACAGTTAGGGCCCACGCGGGCGAGGGAGGGAAGGTCTGCAGAGCAGCATAGCTCCCTTCCTGAGAATTTAAGTCAACGTTTCACCAGAAGTTGAAGAAAGTAGGGGGATGGGGCCCAAGCagcaaggtggggtggggggtggggctctgggggaggggggtgtgggatGTGGGCCAGGAAATGGGAGGAAGCGTCAGAGAAGCAGCCGTGGCCGGGCTGCGGGGAACGGCCGAGTCTAAGTGCAAAGGCAGGAGCCCCATCGCCCGGTGCTAACCTTTCACCTTGGCTCTCACACAGCTCCCGGACGACAGCCGGCAGGtcagtctttccttctctcttccccctgctcTCCGGGCACGGGTCCTGCCCTGTACATGGGGGCTGCGGGGAGTGGGTCAACGTCAGCGGTGATACCTGTGACCATGGCGGGCGCGCCGAGCCTCCTGTGGTCTCTCCAGCCTTCTGTTCTCTCCCCCCCTCGCGTGAGTGAAAGAAGCATTTGCAGAGGCAGGAGGCTAATGCCCAGAACCTTCCACGCGTCTCCTCTCTTCCCTAAggaccccctacccccaccctgtATGCTCAAGCCCGAGCCACCGTCGAAGGACAGAGAGATAAAGTGCTGCAGCCTGTGTGGCTGTCCCGCTTCAGTTTCTGGTCCCGTTAGTCAGCTGCCATTTTATGCACAAAGACGATTGCGCAGGCAGCCCGTGCCCCTCCATTCCAATTCTTCATATCCCTCCGTTTTGTATTGTGTCTGACTTGGCTGGAGAGCGGACAGAAGTTGCCTTCCCCGTGAAATCTCAAGGGAAGCAAGGTTTAAAAGTAAcgaaagtggaaaaaaatgtgtattgatTATGAGCAACCAAGTAGGAAGTGGTTTGTCAGAGTCTAGAAAGTGCTTCTGAGGCTCATTCAGCCAGGCCCACCTGTGCCTTGGCAGGAATGTCGAGGACAAGAGCACCTCAGAATCAGCCCGCCCCCAGAGGCCCGCACGGTGTCTGCCCAGCTGCCCGTCACATCTCCTAAGCTTTTCTGAGCCCACACCAGGGACCTGAGACCTCTCCCCCATGacacccccctgcccacccccaggcTGGGCAAAGAGTAAGGAAGACCAGACCCCGCCCCAAGCCGGTCCCTGGGTCCTGTCGGCTCCCCTCCCACTGGCAACCAGCCCTGGTTTCCACCCACGTCCCATTCACCTTCACCTGCCTGacactttctctttcctgttcagGAGCACTTCCAAAAGCTTTACTTCTCCTCAAACCTCCATGGTCCACAGCCTTCAAAGGAGAGACAGTGACTCTCTTCTGCAAGGATCACCATTCTCTAGCCTGGGAATACGTATCTTGGTATCACAATGAGACTCCCTTGAGAAAACAATCCGGAAAACTCCAAATAAGCAAGTCTGGACATTACAGATGCAAGACCCAAAGATCTTCCCTCAGTGACCCCGTGCACGTGCAGTTTTTATCTGGTGAGGAAGAAGGGGGTGGGTCTCTGAAATCAAGCCCCTGGGCGGCACGTCTGGAGCCTGGGCGGAGGCAGGGAACCCAGACAGGGTTGCGAGCCTGCATGTGGCTATTCGGTGAGCTGATGCCAGTGGAGAGAATAAGGAGATAGGCTGCGGAGGATCGCGCATTGTCCGTCTCCTCCATCCAGAGAGGAGTCAGTAACCCAGAAGCCACCAGGCAAAAAGGGACTCGGGTCTGGAGAAAGGTAGGGTGTCAAATTCCTCAGCTAACGACACTTATGAGGATGTCTCAAGGACCTGCTCTGAAAATTCGTTCGCTGTCCTAGGACAAGGGAGAACTGGGTACTGGGGCCACAGGGAAATGTTGGCGGAGGACGGTCACAGGTGCATGCAGGGCTCTTTCTTCATGGGTGGAAATGAGGCTTTGCAGAAAGAAATGGATGGGATATGTCATGTTCGTTCACTCTTTGCAGACTGGCTGGTCCTCCAGGCCTCACACCCTGCCTTTGAAAGAGATAAAGTAGTTCTGAGATGccgagggaaaaaagaagaagatattaTGGAAAGGACTTactacaaaaatgaagaaaaaattagaagttcTTATAACTCAAACATCACAGTATATCCAGCCTTCAACGATGACAGCACATATCACTGTACTGCTTCTGGGACATATATTTGGGGGGGGTCATGGACAGAAACTTCACGACCTTTAAAGATCCAAGTTCAAGGTAATGGCTACACTCCCATGGGTAATAGGGCTTGGCAAGGGACCAGCGTGTGGGATGGAAGAGGGGTGCTCAGCGGTGGGGATTTCATGAGCGGCCTCTTCCGAGCAGCCGTGGGAGGGAGACAAGAGGTGGCTCCACCTGCGTGGGTCCCTACCTCTGATCCTGAGGACACAGGTCCACCTCTCCAGGAGCTCAGAGCCTCACTGCCCCAGGAACTACATTTGTTCATCTCTCTAGAGCTGTTTCCgagtcctgtgctgacagccagccCCTCCTGGCCCATCGAGGGGAGCCCCATGACCCTGACATGTGAGACCTGGCTCCCTCCACAGACATCGCACACTAGACTTCAGTTCTGTTTCTTCAAAGAGCACCAGGCTCTGGGGGCCGGCTGGAGCAACTCGCCGGAGCTCCAGATCCCCACCACGTGGAGTGAAGGCGCCGCCTCCTACTGGTGCCAAGCAAGGACGGTGATTCCCAGGATCCTGAAAACAAGCCCACGATCCCAGATACGTGTCCATAGTGAGTGTCTGCGGGGTCGGTCTTGCCCCCTGGGATCACGAACGTGCCTGAGAGTAACAGCCAGGCATCCTGTCATCCTTTTCTCCTGTGCTTGGCATTGGCCTAACTTCCCCGCGGCATTCTCTTCCCTCTGAGTTAGGTGATAGTAGTTATTGATCGTGTGCGGGGTGCCCAGCCCTGTGGGGGCCATAGACACGCACGGGATGTGTTTCCTTGTGGGTCAACACAGAACAAGAAGCTCTGATGACCGCACGCAGCCCATAGAAGCCCCTATGGTGCGTCCATGTGTTGGttgaaaattattccaaaatgataagaaaagaggaagagaaacacaaACCAGAATAGCCAGAGCAggatgtggggagagagaggtgaggcTGGAGGGACCTGTGGAGACAGGTTTGGGTTCCGATCAAGTCACGTCAGGGCCCACGCAAGCTTCCCGTGTTCTCACTTGCTCTGCCGTCCGGTGATGCATCAGAGATGCCTTAGACATAAAGGGCCATAAAACTTGACTGTGGTCAACATTAGGTTTAAAAGAAGATCATAGGCACGTGTCCACATTTCCCGAGGGTGGGAATTGGTGTGTGGGGGACAGGCTTTGCTCCCTTTAATAATCACGTACACAATCAATTCCTCAATTCCTCCTTTAAAAGACCCCtgctgggcgcctggggggctcagtcggttgagcgtctggtttcggctcaggtcatgatctcacagtccatgggttccagccccatgtcgggctctgtgctgacagctcagagcctggagcctgcttcagattctgtgtgtccctctctctctgcccctgccctattctcactctgtatctctctgtctctctctctcaaagataaataaattttttaattaaaataaataaataaaagaccccTGACTATTGCACCTGCTGCTATTGGCTTATTAACGGCAATACCAGCCTTCTCCTTGGCCCTGCGGCACCTGCCATGGAGACCCTGTCgtgtcctcctctgtcctcctagGGGTCCCTGTGTCTGATGTGAATCTAGAGACCCAGCCCCCTGTGGGCCAGCTGATTGAAGGAGAAGACCTCGTCCTTATCTGCTCAGTAGCTGCGGGTACAGGGACTGTCACGTTCTCCTGGCACCGGGAGGGCTCGGAGAGGAGTTTGGGCAGGAAGACCCAGAACGCCCTGTCTGCAGAGCTGCGGATAGCCTCCGTGAGGGAGCAGGATGCCGGGAGGTACTACTGTGCGGCCGACAACCTGGATGGCCCTGTCCTCAGTAAACGGATCAGAATCACACTGAGAGGTAAGTTCCTCATTCCTGTCACTTGGCCCCATTCCCAAACTGGGGTTTAGGTTCTCTGTCAGCCACGAGGATCTTCTGACGGAAGCAAGGAACGGAGGTTTGAAGATTTAATGGCCAACCAAGGAACAGCAAAGATGCAAAGTCAGTCAAAACAACTTGCTTCTTGTGGAGAAGACTGAAtagcaaggaaaacaaataaaaattatccagGATTCCTCCCCATGGTTCAAGGAGTACGTCTACTTTTAGGGGCCTTGAATGGAGCCATTAATCTACCACAGTGTCACAGTGTCAGGGACCTTCTCTGATGGCCCCCTGTCTCCCTCAGTTCCAGTCTCGCCTCCAGTCCTCACCATCAGGAGGCCCAGATCCCAGGCTGTGGAGGGGGACGTGGTGGAGCTTCACTGCGAGGCCCAGAGGGGCTCTCCCCCCATCCTGTACCGGTTTTATCATGAGGACGTCCCCCTGGGGAGCAGCTCGGCCCCCTCTGGAGGAGAAGCATCCCTCAACCTCTCTCTGACCGCAGAACATTCTGGAAACTACTCCTGCGAGGCCAACAACAGCCTGGGAGTTCAGCGCAGTAAGATGGTGTCCCTCAGCATCACAGGTAAGCAGAATATGCTCTCAGCAGTCACAGCTAAGAACAGATTATGTCTTCTCACAAACAGAAAGGCCCCTCTAGGCTTTTGGCTGGGGTGGCGTCCCAGCAAACTGCCCACTTCTGCTTCCGCCTGAGACCTCCTGGGACTCTTCCTTGTGACCACACATTCTGAAAGTCATTTCTTCTGTCATTGTCATTGACAGCCATGTATTCCACTCAGTCTTTCTACTGGAGGCTCACAGACTCTCCAAAATACCAAATGTATGATGGCTCAGCAGATAGAAAGCTTTATCTCCAAATCCCTTTGTCCAAGAACGAATGACGAGATTGGTCCTTGCCCACGTGCTCCTCGACTACTCCCATCCCATCCCGAATACTTCATGTCTGTCTGGATTATGAGACAGCGTGTCTCCTCATGGACACTCACGGGAACCAGACCTACAGAGCTTCCTCATGGCTTCCAGACTCTAAGAACCTCTGTGGCCTTCTGACTCCTTGAACGACAGGCTATTTCATCTGTTGTTCTCAGTATCCCCAAACAAAATTTTTCCTCGCCGGAGGACCCAAGGCATCTCACATCTCCCATTTTCAGTTAGCAAAGTGCGTGTCCACTTAGGGGAGACCCCTCATCCAAGCGAGGATTACTCTGAAGTGCCCAGCATTTGGGGGCTGGAGTGGAGCACTGGGGCATAGGAAAAATGGCAGGATAAAAGAGATAGGGCAATGACTTCCAGTGACTCAAACCCTTACATTCTCTGGGTTTTTCCATGACCCCACATCACTGGCAAAAGTGTTGGACATgcaccccaaatgtttgtttattaactATATACATGCACATCTTTACTAACTTTAAATGCATGTTGTaaaaatgagactcagagagattCAAACTTCCAAGACATCGAGATCATAGAACTGataaagggcagagacaggactCAAAGTTAGTTGGGTTCTCCTGATCCCAGGTCCGTGTTCCTACCACTAAATCAGGCTGGATATTTCCTTTATTATCTAGTATGCATACTCAATTAATACTGCAAATGAACTGTGTTTCCTCTTTCAGTTCCAGTGTCTCACCCTGTCCTCACCCTCAACCCTGATGTGGCCCAGGCTATGGTGGGAGATGTGTTAGAACTTCGCTGTGAGGCCCAGAGGGGTTCTCCCCCAATCTTATACTGGTTTTATCATGAGGATGTCATCCTGGGGAACACCTCAGCCCCCTTTGGAGGGGGAGCATCTTTTAACCTCTCTCTGACCACAGAACATTCTGGAAACTACTCCTGTGGGGCTGACAATGGCCTGGGGGCTCAGAGCAGCGAGACGGTGTCACTTAACATCACAGGTGGGTTGGGGGTAGCTGGCCTCCAGGTTACAGTTAaggtcaagaaaatatttttccctataGACTGTACAAATTCTGCAATCATCAAAGAGTTTTTGAACATGCACACAAGACTTGGGACTTCCAGAGATCGGTGCTGATTTCATGGGGGAAGGATAAGGGAACTATTCAATCTTAGATGCTGACCCTCATGTgctgttattttcaaaattacaaattacCATGGAGATAATCAACCAAATGGAGAAATCAGAATCCGGGAGAAACCTTCCCTGAGAGATCTCTAGCCCCCACTGACATGTTGTCTAGATTAAAAACATTTGCCACTGGGACTCAAATATAGCTCTTCCCGTGTAGGGCTTTCCAAGAACAAAGTAACCCATATCACTGTGGGAGTCATCGGGTGCTTGCTAAGCATGCTTGGTCTTGCTGCTACGGCTGCTCTGGTGGGTCGCTTCAGAACCCAAAGGAAGTCAGGTGGGTGTCTGTGTCTTGCCCTTTGGCATTGTGACTTTTGCCATCACTATGATAATTTGGATTTATGCGATGCATCCCATGAAGGTCATTATTCCCTTCCAAATACTAGACCCTCTGTTCTACTCACTGGCACTCTGTAGGCAagtgacaaaataaatttctcaataaggttgctatCCATGTGTTTAATTTGAGATTTAAATCAGGTAGCAGAGTTTGCTTCCAATTAAAAATTAGAACGGTAAGTATTTACCATTCCACCCCTGGTCCAAAGCTTACTGAGAACCaaaggcataaaaaaagaaaaaagtcttcatTTGTAACAAAAAATAGACAACAGCCATAGACGCAAACCATAAACTCTGAGATATATCTGAATGCTAGTCACATATTGTGAAATTCGGATAAAATTAATACAGGTGctgagaatgaaattaaaatttcagtttcttattGTTGCTActtgtatagaaacacaactgatttttgtatatgggtCTTGTaccctgcaaccttgctatatacatatttattagttCCAGTCTCTGTTTTGTAGATTCcatcagattttctacataggtgattctgtcatctgcaaataaagatagttctcctccttcctttccaatctaggttcctttaatttctttttttgccttaatGCACTGGCTACAACCTCccatacaatgttgaatagaagtggtggaCGAGAGCAGACATGCTCGTCTTGTCCCTGATCTTTGGGGAAAGTATTTGGTCTCATCgttatgatattagctgtggattcCTTCTAGATGTTCTTCATTAGGCTAAGGACGTCCCCACTATTTGTAATTTCCTGAGaaacattttttatagaaaaacattctataaaaaacattttttatagaaaaaatgtttgtcaaatgaCTTTTCTACATTAATTGAGACGAtcataggattttcttttctagtcAATTGATATGGATTTTGAGTTTTGAATGTTAGCTTCACTTGGTCAtgattgttgaatttgatttggtAAAATTATGTTAAGAATGTGTGCATCTATGGTCATGAAAGATATTGCCTGATAGCTTTATTTTCTTGTCATGCCTTTGTCTGAGTTGATGTCAAGGTAATACCCACTGAGTTACTACTTCtagtgtttttcattctttttcatatttccatagggtatcattttcttcctgcctgaagtacttctttctttttccttgtttatttattttgagacagagagagagagactgatagagggagagacagaatcccaggcaggttctgcgctgtcagcacagagcctgaggcaggactagaactcacaaaccatgagatcatgatttgagccaaggtcaagagtcagacactcaaccaactgagctacctaggcgccccactGCCTGAAGTacttcttttcacatttattacaGTATGGGTCTGTTGGGGAACCTGACTGATAGTGTTGCTAAAGTCTACtctatccttactgattttctactTGATCTATCAACTACCAAAAGAGGGGTATTGAAATCGccaactataattgtggattaGCCATTTCTTCTTGCATTCTATTAGGTTTTGCCTCAGGTATTCGGAATGTCTTTTATTAGGTGcattgtttgtgtttttgatgaAATGACTACCTTATCCTTGTGAAATGATAACTTTATCTCTGTTAGTATCATTTACTCTGAAATAGTCTTTGATATTAAGGTAAGTACTATTAACATGGTATTTCTCTacccatctttttacttttaatctatttgtgCCCTTatacttaaagtatttttttatagaTAGCATAGAGTTAGTTCTTGCTTTCTAATCCAATACGTCAATCTCCACCTTTTAACTAAagtgtttagaccatttacattaaTGTGATTGTTGATAAGGTTAGATCTAAGTCtgttattttgctatttgttttctatttgtcccatctgttctttgttttcttttctctttttttctaccttcttttcgAACAACTGagtattttttatgattccattttcttcctttattggtttattaactttataattctttgttttgtttactttattgGTTGTTTTGGGTTTATAGTATAGCTATTTAACTTACCACAGTCTATCTTCAAGTGACATGGGATCATTTCACATATAGTATAAGAATATTACCATTGTgtcctccattccttccttcctagctACATTAAcgttatttttgtaaataatcacTTACCTGTTAAGTAGACTTAAGTATAATTTAAGAATCTTACATATTGAATCAAGTAGTTACCACTTCCAAtgtcc contains the following coding sequences:
- the FCRL3 gene encoding Fc receptor-like protein 3 isoform X3 encodes the protein MLLWLLLILAPGRQPAGALPKALLLLKPPWSTAFKGETVTLFCKDHHSLAWEYVSWYHNETPLRKQSGKLQISKSGHYRCKTQRSSLSDPVHVQFLSDWLVLQASHPAFERDKVVLRCRGKKEEDIMERTYYKNEEKIRSSYNSNITVYPAFNDDSTYHCTASGTYIWGGSWTETSRPLKIQVQELFPSPVLTASPSWPIEGSPMTLTCETWLPPQTSHTRLQFCFFKEHQALGAGWSNSPELQIPTTWSEGAASYWCQARTVIPRILKTSPRSQIRVHRVPVSDVNLETQPPVGQLIEGEDLVLICSVAAGTGTVTFSWHREGSERSLGRKTQNALSAELRIASVREQDAGRYYCAADNLDGPVLSKRIRITLRVPVSPPVLTIRRPRSQAVEGDVVELHCEAQRGSPPILYRFYHEDVPLGSSSAPSGGEASLNLSLTAEHSGNYSCEANNSLGVQRSKMVSLSITVPVSHPVLTLNPDVAQAMVGDVLELRCEAQRGSPPILYWFYHEDVILGNTSAPFGGGASFNLSLTTEHSGNYSCGADNGLGAQSSETVSLNITGLSKNKVTHITVGVIGCLLSMLGLAATAALVGRFRTQRKSGPQTGQKRGSEEAPGPELNRAIPRNIGSVPGPDPPAQALHGPPSLSRPALMELQPLYSNVSPGDDDLVYSQIWSRQHREGSPAHSPRTHQKGEVFHQEPAIIYSEVKRADPDHPARQDREEAAEGYENVPCTSLALDH
- the FCRL3 gene encoding Fc receptor-like protein 3 isoform X1, which translates into the protein MLLWLLLILAPGRQPAGALPKALLLLKPPWSTAFKGETVTLFCKDHHSLAWEYVSWYHNETPLRKQSGKLQISKSGHYRCKTQRSSLSDPVHVQFLSDWLVLQASHPAFERDKVVLRCRGKKEEDIMERTYYKNEEKIRSSYNSNITVYPAFNDDSTYHCTASGTYIWGGSWTETSRPLKIQVQELFPSPVLTASPSWPIEGSPMTLTCETWLPPQTSHTRLQFCFFKEHQALGAGWSNSPELQIPTTWSEGAASYWCQARTVIPRILKTSPRSQIRVHRVPVSDVNLETQPPVGQLIEGEDLVLICSVAAGTGTVTFSWHREGSERSLGRKTQNALSAELRIASVREQDAGRYYCAADNLDGPVLSKRIRITLRVPVSPPVLTIRRPRSQAVEGDVVELHCEAQRGSPPILYRFYHEDVPLGSSSAPSGGEASLNLSLTAEHSGNYSCEANNSLGVQRSKMVSLSITVPVSHPVLTLNPDVAQAMVGDVLELRCEAQRGSPPILYWFYHEDVILGNTSAPFGGGASFNLSLTTEHSGNYSCGADNGLGAQSSETVSLNITGLSKNKVTHITVGVIGCLLSMLGLAATAALVGRFRTQRKSGAIPRNIGSVPGPDPPAQALHGPPSLSRPALMELQPLYSNVSPGDDDLVYSQIWSRQHREGSPAHSPRTHQKGEVFHQEPAIIYSEVKRADPDHPARQDREEAAEGYENVPCTSLALDH
- the FCRL3 gene encoding Fc receptor-like protein 3 isoform X2; the encoded protein is MLLWLLLILAPGRQPAGALPKALLLLKPPWSTAFKGETVTLFCKDHHSLAWEYVSWYHNETPLRKQSGKLQISKSGHYRCKTQRSSLSDPVHVQFLSDWLVLQASHPAFERDKVVLRCRGKKEEDIMERTYYKNEEKIRSSYNSNITVYPAFNDDSTYHCTASGTYIWGGSWTETSRPLKIQVQELFPSPVLTASPSWPIEGSPMTLTCETWLPPQTSHTRLQFCFFKEHQALGAGWSNSPELQIPTTWSEGAASYWCQARTVIPRILKTSPRSQIRVHRVPVSDVNLETQPPVGQLIEGEDLVLICSVAAGTGTVTFSWHREGSERSLGRKTQNALSAELRIASVREQDAGRYYCAADNLDGPVLSKRIRITLRVPVSPPVLTIRRPRSQAVEGDVVELHCEAQRGSPPILYRFYHEDVPLGSSSAPSGGEASLNLSLTAEHSGNYSCEANNSLGVQRSKMVSLSITVPVSHPVLTLNPDVAQAMVGDVLELRCEAQRGSPPILYWFYHEDVILGNTSAPFGGGASFNLSLTTEHSGNYSCGADNGLGAQSSETVSLNITGLSKNKVTHITVGVIGCLLSMLGLAATAALVGRFRTQRKSGAIPRNIGSVPGPDPPAQALHGPPSLSRPALMELQPLYSNVSPGDDDLVYSQIWSRQHREGSPAHSPRTHQKGEEPAIIYSEVKRADPDHPARQDREEAAEGYENVPCTSLALDH